The stretch of DNA TGTGATTGCGTGATTGTGCACAGATGGATGGGCAGCAAGTaaaagggaggaggaagagactgAGGAGAAACAAACGGAAACTCCGGATATTGAACTTGCTGTTCTCCATCTCGCACTGTTTTTGGTCATCAATGTGCTCAAGGACAGAGAGTTAAAGGCAAAGTCGGttataaaagagagaaaactgagagaaatgTGTGACTCCTGCAGAGAAACATGTGGAATTCCTCTGATGTCTTGAGGAGAAGATGGGGGAGGCATGCTGAGACTGGTTTACTCAGTACTCAGCAGGCAGACCAACCCAACATATGTAGAGTGTATTGGACTCACTCATCCATTTACAATGGCCAAACCATGGCCATAGGTATATGTTAACATATTTATGGGGTGGTGTGTTTGGAAGTACATCTGAAATATCTTCACTTTGATCATCATGATAAAGAATTCCATAGACGTCACTGGAATGTGCACAGTTGCCTAAAGTCAAACCCTGACCATAACCAGTTCAAACAAAGATATCATTAAGGTCATTCCTTGCTAAGCCTTGTTTGAGTAATACCTGTAAACCCAActttttctgttcttctgtttccCAATAGGAAGACAATGAGATTCCCGCCAGTGTGATGGTCAAGGACTCCCTCAAGACCCCACAACCAAGCCAGTTTGATGCAGAATCCATCCTGCCTGCTCCATCTGTTACAGGCTCTGTTGATGGCGCCCGTACCCATGAGGAGGGTCTTCAATCCATTAGCTTGTCCTCTGATGAGGGGAGTTTTGCAGCACATGCAGAAGGTGATGAAATGCTAGAGTGCGATGATGCAATGGGTATGGGCACTTCACGCACATTTGAGAGAAGGGCTGACAAGTTCAAGCGTAACAGTCTCAAGAAGGTTGATAGCCTCAAGAAGGCTTTCTCACGCCAGAGCATCGAGAAGAAGATGACCCAGATCACCACAAAGATTGTGCCACCAGAGAAGCGTGAGAAAATCAAGAAGAGCCTCACCCCTAATCATCCCAAGAGCCCGACAACTAAGAGCTCCTCATTCAAGGTGTCTCCAATGACCTTTAATGTCAAAAAGGTCAGAGATGGGGAGGCCCCAACACAAGTTATGTCTTCACCTGAGGAAGGAGTCCATGTGGAGATTCCTCCTCTGGGAAGTTTTGATGGAGAGATTCCCTCCGTCGAGATGCATACTGATGACGCTGTTTTCGAAGTGAGTCCCTCCAGCCCGGAGAGCATGAAGCTAGGGCTGGCAATCAATGGAGAGTCACCAAGCATTCAGCACCAGTTCAATGGCAATCGTGCTGACCTGGCAGTTCCAGAGGACGACGAAGATGTTGGTgtagaggatgaagaagaagaggaagaagaaaaagagcaacACAAAAGCCTTATTGAGACGGCAGCAGATATCCAGATTTCCTCAGCAAATGCTGTTGAGCAAATGATTCCCACAGCAACGCTTGCTGTCGAGCAATCGACTCCCACAGCAACAACTGCTGTAGAGCCAACGATTGCTGTGGAGCAAACAATTGCTCAAGTGTCTTAATTTGATTTTAGCACCAATTCTAGTTTCAAATTCTTTCTCCCCAAAGTTTCTACATTTACCAACACCCAGCAGGCACAAATTATCCCTCCACTGTAAGCAGAGTAGTGTTCTTGCTACAAACGCACATACACTTGAAACATACTCTCAGCTTCCTAAGATAGTCCATTCTTGGACGACTCCTGCAGCACAACCTTTGATGATTACCAGTACAGTCTAAAAAACTTGACACAAACTGCCTTAGCAACTAGACATGACAGGGTCTAGAATCAAAATTCAATGCAAACAATTCCTAAACCCTGTAGCAGGGTTGTCTAAATAAAACGACATTGCAGCAATGCACCATAATTCACTCCCATCAAGCCGTGCCCACCTCTTCAATAGCAGCGCATCACCAGGGCGCTGGGCCAACTATCTccctcctgctgtgtttgtctctggaGCTGTTTTTCCTCACTGACAGATAGCCTCTTtgttctttctgtgtttttgtgaaaaataGTAAATCTTTGGCCACAGTGGTACTGCCCACAGCCTGTTGAGGCAGTGTGTTGCCAGGTTGTGCAAGAGTTGGAATGGGGGAGTTTCTGGGTTTTCGGGGAAAAGGTCCTAGGGTGTTTTGTAGTGAACTAGAGGTCGTTTACTGAATTCTTTGGACCTGCTCTGAAAAAGCCCAGATCTTAGCTAACAGAATACTTTACTTCAGTAGAAGTGGCACTGCCTTATCCCCTGTCCTTCGGGACATCCAGTTCCTAATTTCAGGCTTTATCATTGATGGCCTACCTAGAACACCAGACGAGTTGCGTGTCTTATTtcataatattttaataattgttTGCCAATTGagtaaataagaataaataaaccTTCAGGTGCTGAAAATTAGAATAGATGGAATTTGAAATAGTCTAAATATTCTTGAGAATCACACTAATCAATACTTTTAGAGTTCTAAAAAAATTATTGTTCGAAAATGCCAGAAAACATGTTCGTGCTCTGTCGCTATAATGCAAATGAAGGACATCAATGCGGG from Sparus aurata chromosome 9, fSpaAur1.1, whole genome shotgun sequence encodes:
- the cavin2a gene encoding caveolae-associated protein 2a; protein product: MADDASHADLTNSVSGSTHTIPGPQVETTPEKDIISPSLSPSAPASPTPTSTLSRMGFKGLTSPTAAVPSSPVDRGQVSAITVVALLDKLVNMLESVQDNQQRMEQRQSDLEGAVRVVQGDVTRLSKTHVCTSNSVSKLLERSRKVSGHLKEVRERLDKQAVQVKKLESNHNHLLKRNNFKVLIFQEDNEIPASVMVKDSLKTPQPSQFDAESILPAPSVTGSVDGARTHEEGLQSISLSSDEGSFAAHAEGDEMLECDDAMGMGTSRTFERRADKFKRNSLKKVDSLKKAFSRQSIEKKMTQITTKIVPPEKREKIKKSLTPNHPKSPTTKSSSFKVSPMTFNVKKVRDGEAPTQVMSSPEEGVHVEIPPLGSFDGEIPSVEMHTDDAVFEVSPSSPESMKLGLAINGESPSIQHQFNGNRADLAVPEDDEDVGVEDEEEEEEEKEQHKSLIETAADIQISSANAVEQMIPTATLAVEQSTPTATTAVEPTIAVEQTIAQVS